In Bradyrhizobium sp. 200, the sequence CCGCATCGGCGCACGCCTGATCGACCGTCTTCTGCTTCAGGATCAGATCCTGCACGGCCTGGCCGATGAATTCGCGCGATTGCGGATTGGCGACGATCGGGTAACCGACCTCGGAGGATCCCTTGGTTGCGAGCACGTCGAGGGCGGCCTGCCATTCCTTGCGCACCGGCTCGGCATCGATCCACTTGCGGTATTCGGCGTCGTTGGCGACCGCCGGCCGCGGCGGCGCGATCCCCTGCAGCGCCATGCGCTTCTGAATCTCCGGACTCGTTGCCCATTGCACGAAGTACCAGGCCGGATCCGGCTGCTTGCTGTGCGCGGACACCGCCAAGCCCCAGCCGATCGCGGTCGGCACCTGCCCGGCCTCACCCGCCGGGAACGGCGCCAGGCCGGTATCCTTGAGCCGGTCGCCGCCGTCCATCACGGTGCGCAGCTCATTGGAAGATTCGAACGACATCGCGGCGCGGCCGCCGCGATAGAGCGCCGATATCTGCTGGAAGCTGTAGTTGACCACGCCGGGCGGGCCATAGTCGCGCAGCAGCCGGCTGTAGGTATCCAGCGTCTCCTTGCCCTTCGCCGAGCAGAGATTGGATTTTCCGTTGGCCATGTAGGTGCCGCCGATATTGTGCAGCATGTTGCTGAAGGTATAGGCGACCGCAGGCTTCAGCCCGCGTGAGACGAACGGCGTGATCGTGGAGTCGCAGGCTTTGATCTTTTGCGCCGCGGCTTCGAGATCCTTGATGGTCGCCGGCTTCTCGACGCCGCATTTCTTGAGGATGTCGGTGCGGTAATAGAGGATGGGACCTTCGATGTTCATGGGCATGCTGGTCAGCTTGCCGTTGAACGTCCCGGCCTTGAGCAGCGCCTGGCTCAGGCCGGCAAGATCGTAGTCCTTTGCCGCCTCGTTCTTCGACATGGCCGACAGGTCGGCATACCAGCCTGAGGCGGCGAACTGCTCGCCTTCGCGCGACGGCAGCGTCATGAACACGTCGACCTCGTCGCTGCGCGCATTCATGACGGTGACCAGCCGCTGGCGCATCTGCTGCTCCTGGTAGCCGTCGACCTTGAGCGTTATCCCCGTGAGCTTCTCGAAATCGGCCTTGTAGCTCAGCAGCGCCTGCGACACGGGATTGTTGTTGGCGAGGAACGTGACGGTCTTGCCCTGGAACTTCTTCCAATCGAAGTCGGCCGCATTTGCCTGTGCGCTGACGGCGGCCGCCGCGAGAACCGGCAACGCGACGCGCGTCGCAAACATCCTGGCGTTCATTGAACTCCTCCCTGACCCGGCTTGTCCGCCTGCTCGGCAGCGCCATTTTGAAACCGGTTACATCCTAAGCACCACCCTCCGCCTGTCAAGAGAGTGGATAATCCATCGATGATTTGCAGAATTGCCAAAATCGCGTACCCTTGTTGATCGCCGCTTGTGTAACGTTACATTCATCGCCCATGAACCCGCCCGCCACCAGATCATTGAAACAAGGCATTCGTGCCGTCGCCGCGCGGGCCGGCGTATCGACGGCATCTGTCTCGCGCGCGATCAATAATCCCGAAGCGGTAAGCCCCGACTTGCGCTTGCGCATCTCGCAGGCGATCGATGCGGTCGGCTACATCCCGCATGCGCCGGCCCGCATCCTGTCGTCGCGCCGCTCGCGCACGCTCGGCGCGATCGTGCCGACCATCGACAACACCATGTTCGCGCGCGGCATCGCCTCGCTGCAGAAATATCTCTCCTCGGTCGGCTACATGCTGTTCCTGACCACCAGCGGCTACGACCTCGACGCCGAGCTGGAGCAGGCGCGCAATCTGATCAGCCGCGGCGTCGACGGCCTGGTGCTGCGCGGCGACTGCCATCACGACGCCTTGCGCAAGCTGCTCGCCGACAACGCGGTGCCCTTCATCAATGTCGGCATCTATCGGCCCGATCGTCCCTACCCCTGCGTCGGCACCGACAATGAGGCCGCGGCCTACCGCGCCGCCGCGCATGTCGTCGAACTCGGGCATGTCAGAATCGGGATCGTCTCCGCGCTCCAGCGCAACAACGACCGCGCCGGCGCCCGCGTCGCCGGCTTCCGCCGCGCGCTTGCCGAGGGCGGTGTCGAACTGCCGGAAAAATGGCATGTCGAGGTGCCCTACACGCTCGACGATGCGCGCGAGGCGGCGCGCTATCTGCTGAGCCTCGATGACCGCCCGACCGCGGTGGTCTGCGGCAACGACGTCATCGCCTACGGCGTGCTGCTGGAAGCCGAGCGCAGCGGTTTCTCGGTGCCGGGCGATCTCTCCGTCGTCGGCTTCGACGATCTCGACTGGAGCCGGCATTTGCGGCCGAGCCTGACCACCATTCACGTTCCCACCGGCGAGACCTGGCAGCGCGCCGGCGAATATCTGGTCCGGCGGCTGGCCGGCGAGCAGACCATCATGCATCACGAAGTCGACTACTCGCTCGTCGTTCGCGAGTCGACGGCCCCGCCTCCGCCCCTGAAACGACACGGACGATCGCGATGACCTCCACCTTCTCGCTGGCTCAGGGCTTTCATGCCGTCGTGATCGGCGGCGCAGGCGATATAGGCGCCGCCATCAGCAGCCTGTTCTGCGAGCTCGGCGCGACGGTCACCGCTACCGCCGTCAACGATGCCGACCTTGTCCGGACGCCGCTCAAGCCTCGGGCGGGGCTTGAGTTGACGACGCTTGACGTCACCGACGACGCCGCGGTTGCCGCACTTGCAGAGCGGCATGGCCGCGTCGACGCGCTGGTCAATTGCGCCGGCATTCTGTCGCGCGACAAGGAATTTGAGATCGAGACCTTTACCAAGGTGCTCGATGTCAATCTGACCGGCACGTTCCG encodes:
- a CDS encoding sugar ABC transporter substrate-binding protein yields the protein MNARMFATRVALPVLAAAAVSAQANAADFDWKKFQGKTVTFLANNNPVSQALLSYKADFEKLTGITLKVDGYQEQQMRQRLVTVMNARSDEVDVFMTLPSREGEQFAASGWYADLSAMSKNEAAKDYDLAGLSQALLKAGTFNGKLTSMPMNIEGPILYYRTDILKKCGVEKPATIKDLEAAAQKIKACDSTITPFVSRGLKPAVAYTFSNMLHNIGGTYMANGKSNLCSAKGKETLDTYSRLLRDYGPPGVVNYSFQQISALYRGGRAAMSFESSNELRTVMDGGDRLKDTGLAPFPAGEAGQVPTAIGWGLAVSAHSKQPDPAWYFVQWATSPEIQKRMALQGIAPPRPAVANDAEYRKWIDAEPVRKEWQAALDVLATKGSSEVGYPIVANPQSREFIGQAVQDLILKQKTVDQACADADTALDALIAQK
- a CDS encoding LacI family DNA-binding transcriptional regulator: MKQGIRAVAARAGVSTASVSRAINNPEAVSPDLRLRISQAIDAVGYIPHAPARILSSRRSRTLGAIVPTIDNTMFARGIASLQKYLSSVGYMLFLTTSGYDLDAELEQARNLISRGVDGLVLRGDCHHDALRKLLADNAVPFINVGIYRPDRPYPCVGTDNEAAAYRAAAHVVELGHVRIGIVSALQRNNDRAGARVAGFRRALAEGGVELPEKWHVEVPYTLDDAREAARYLLSLDDRPTAVVCGNDVIAYGVLLEAERSGFSVPGDLSVVGFDDLDWSRHLRPSLTTIHVPTGETWQRAGEYLVRRLAGEQTIMHHEVDYSLVVRESTAPPPPLKRHGRSR